A window of Tautonia plasticadhaerens contains these coding sequences:
- a CDS encoding YybH family protein — protein MALSVPSRPRLVPVVPILLGIAWGTAGASPGQDQPGGVPETEAASGEEQALRAFNEAFVEAYDRGDAPALASMYAEDAEVFEADGARYRGRSLVEQRYADLFESDPGARLELSPEETRMLSPEVAKEEGRSVVSPAEGPPVSHLYTALFVKRDGRWLLASVREEVDPLVAPGDRLRELEWMVGEWVDEGPESEARVECRWSPDGHYLLRDFSLKRAGEVVLGVSQRIAWDPIAGTFRSWEFDTEGGFGEGSWARDGDLWVVSERGVRPEGLAASSTRILERLGPDQVRWTRFDLEIDGEEVPGEERSVLTRVPPRPGLGDDPRPDPSPSAPTNSPTAPNSERNPR, from the coding sequence ATGGCGCTCTCCGTACCGTCCCGGCCACGACTCGTGCCGGTCGTCCCCATCCTGCTGGGAATCGCCTGGGGTACAGCAGGAGCAAGCCCCGGGCAAGACCAGCCCGGGGGAGTCCCGGAGACCGAGGCCGCTTCCGGGGAGGAACAGGCCCTCAGGGCGTTCAACGAGGCGTTCGTCGAGGCCTACGACCGGGGAGACGCCCCGGCCCTGGCCTCGATGTACGCCGAGGACGCCGAGGTCTTCGAGGCCGACGGCGCCCGGTATCGCGGGCGATCACTCGTCGAGCAACGCTACGCCGACCTGTTCGAGTCGGATCCCGGGGCCCGGCTCGAACTGAGCCCCGAGGAGACCCGGATGCTGAGCCCCGAGGTGGCCAAGGAGGAGGGGCGTTCCGTCGTCTCCCCGGCCGAGGGGCCTCCGGTGTCGCACCTCTACACGGCCCTGTTCGTCAAGCGAGACGGCCGATGGCTCCTGGCCAGCGTCCGGGAGGAGGTCGACCCCCTGGTCGCCCCCGGAGATCGGCTCCGGGAGCTGGAGTGGATGGTCGGCGAATGGGTCGATGAGGGGCCCGAGTCCGAGGCCCGGGTCGAGTGCCGATGGTCACCGGACGGCCACTACCTGCTGCGAGACTTCTCCCTCAAGAGGGCCGGCGAGGTCGTCCTCGGCGTCTCCCAGCGGATCGCCTGGGATCCGATCGCCGGCACCTTCCGCTCGTGGGAATTCGATACCGAGGGCGGCTTCGGCGAGGGGAGCTGGGCCCGGGACGGCGACCTCTGGGTCGTCTCCGAGCGCGGCGTACGCCCCGAGGGCCTGGCCGCCTCGTCGACCCGGATCCTGGAACGGCTCGGCCCCGACCAGGTGCGGTGGACCCGGTTCGACCTCGAAATCGACGGGGAGGAGGTGCCGGGGGAGGAGCGATCGGTGCTCACCCGGGTGCCCCCCAGGCCGGGCCTGGGAGACGATCCCCGACCCGACCCGTCCCCCTCGGCGCCGACGAACAGCCCGACCGCCCCGAATTCGGAGAGGAACCCACGATGA
- a CDS encoding tetratricopeptide repeat protein produces the protein MRRAQVTRLVTAALALTLASGEAFAHGFRGGGGFRGGMAGGGMRGGYGGMRPGGYGGMRGGYGGMGPGVGGFRGGGMPGGIGGASIGRVPSFSSPGTFNRAGGGAFRGYNSYAGGMAAGGGSVGRGPLGGGYGSGFETGSYTGPRGGSIDYGAAGRGAVGPGGAAAGRGIGGIQATTPGGRTFTDVGRAAGAVGPRGNAIGGREDLGVASGPRGTAVAGSREVAARGPGGFAAAGERGGIAVGPRGVAAGGYRAFGASAARPYGFNPYGAYHAGWVHGYWNGHEDAAWGWRGAAWGLGAGIGLGWGLADWGYGSMLYSMGYWPYVNPYVVETVAEVPYDYAQPIDTSTPPTEGDATSQAVATFDAARAAFAQGGYDDALKQADAALAQTPDDTALHQFRALCLFALGRYDEAAAVLYAVLSVGPGWDWSTLIGLYPDASTYTSQLRALEAACKANPQSAADLFVLAYHYLTQGHTDSAVGVLKAVVALKPDDSLSAKLLAQLSPQRTGPDSSPAPATESPSPAPADQNPPQGATIAGTWTADPDPGTAISLAIQPDGTFTWDASKGGTSSRFAGKSTFGDGLLTLAQDDGPVLVGRVSWADADHMTFTIAGGPAGDAGLRFSR, from the coding sequence ATGAGACGCGCCCAGGTGACGCGACTGGTGACGGCCGCCCTCGCCCTGACCCTCGCCTCCGGGGAGGCCTTCGCCCACGGCTTCCGCGGGGGCGGCGGCTTCCGGGGCGGGATGGCGGGCGGCGGGATGCGAGGCGGGTACGGCGGCATGAGGCCCGGCGGGTACGGCGGCATGCGAGGCGGGTACGGCGGCATGGGCCCCGGCGTCGGCGGGTTCCGCGGCGGCGGAATGCCGGGCGGGATCGGCGGCGCGTCGATCGGGCGGGTGCCGTCATTCAGTTCGCCCGGGACCTTCAACCGGGCCGGCGGCGGCGCCTTCCGAGGCTACAACTCGTACGCGGGGGGGATGGCCGCCGGGGGCGGCAGCGTCGGGCGCGGCCCGCTCGGCGGGGGCTACGGGTCAGGCTTCGAGACGGGCTCCTACACCGGCCCCAGGGGAGGATCGATCGACTACGGCGCCGCGGGCCGGGGCGCCGTGGGGCCCGGCGGGGCGGCAGCCGGCCGGGGCATCGGCGGGATCCAGGCGACCACCCCGGGCGGGAGGACCTTCACCGACGTCGGCCGGGCCGCCGGGGCGGTCGGGCCGAGAGGCAACGCCATCGGCGGCCGGGAGGACTTGGGGGTCGCCTCGGGCCCGAGGGGCACGGCCGTCGCCGGCTCCCGGGAAGTCGCGGCCCGGGGCCCCGGCGGGTTCGCCGCCGCCGGGGAGCGGGGGGGGATCGCGGTCGGGCCCCGGGGAGTGGCCGCGGGGGGCTACCGGGCCTTCGGCGCCTCGGCGGCCCGCCCGTACGGGTTCAACCCGTATGGCGCGTACCACGCCGGCTGGGTCCACGGCTACTGGAACGGCCACGAGGACGCCGCCTGGGGCTGGCGAGGGGCCGCCTGGGGCCTCGGGGCGGGCATCGGCCTCGGCTGGGGCCTGGCGGACTGGGGATACGGCTCGATGCTCTACTCCATGGGCTACTGGCCCTACGTCAACCCGTACGTCGTGGAGACCGTGGCCGAGGTGCCCTACGACTACGCCCAACCGATCGACACCTCCACCCCCCCGACCGAGGGGGACGCCACCTCCCAGGCCGTCGCCACCTTCGACGCCGCCCGGGCCGCGTTCGCCCAGGGCGGTTACGACGACGCCCTGAAGCAGGCCGACGCGGCGCTGGCCCAGACGCCGGACGACACCGCCCTCCACCAGTTCCGGGCGCTCTGCCTGTTCGCCCTCGGCCGGTACGACGAGGCGGCCGCGGTCCTCTACGCGGTGCTCTCGGTGGGGCCGGGCTGGGACTGGTCGACCCTGATCGGCCTCTACCCCGACGCCTCGACCTACACGAGCCAGCTGCGGGCCCTGGAGGCCGCCTGCAAGGCGAACCCCCAGTCGGCCGCCGACCTGTTCGTGCTGGCCTATCACTATCTGACCCAGGGGCACACCGATTCCGCCGTCGGGGTGCTCAAGGCCGTCGTCGCGTTGAAGCCCGACGACAGCCTCTCGGCGAAGCTGCTGGCGCAGCTCTCCCCGCAGAGGACCGGTCCGGACTCCTCCCCGGCGCCCGCGACGGAGTCCCCCTCTCCCGCGCCGGCCGACCAGAATCCGCCCCAGGGGGCGACGATCGCCGGCACCTGGACGGCCGATCCCGATCCCGGCACGGCGATCTCGCTCGCGATCCAGCCGGACGGGACCTTCACCTGGGACGCCTCGAAGGGCGGGACGTCGAGCCGGTTCGCCGGCAAGTCGACCTTCGGCGACGGGTTGCTCACCCTGGCGCAGGACGACGGCCCCGTGCTGGTCGGGCGCGTGAGCTGGGCCGATGCCGATCACATGACGTTCACGATCGCGGGGGGCCCTGCCGGGGATGCGGGGCTCCGCTTCTCCCGGTAA